Proteins encoded together in one Shewanella oneidensis MR-1 window:
- the speFL gene encoding leader peptide SpeFL → MELYMKRKSKIMAHIRRTRHIMMPSQRDYFDHSFIFLR, encoded by the coding sequence ATGGAGTTGTATATGAAGAGGAAATCTAAGATCATGGCACATATCCGACGTACTAGACATATCATGATGCCTAGCCAACGTGACTATTTCGACCATTCATTTATCTTCCTTCGCTAA